In Streptomyces sp. TLI_146, the genomic stretch TCGACCATCTGCGGCAGCCGGAGCCGGTCGAGCGCCTCGCCCTCCATGGGCGCGCAGATCAGCCCGCGGCACTCGCTCATCATGAAGGCGACGATCTCGGGGGTCGCCTTCTCGGCGGCGATGACGAGGTCGCCCTCGTTCTCGCGGTCCTCGTCGTCCACGACCACGACCGGGCGGCCGGCCGCGATGTCGCGGATCGCCTGCTCGACGGGGTCGAGGGAGAGGTCCTCGCGGTTGTCGGTGGAGTACCAGGTGGGTGTGGTGGCGCTCATGCCGCCGCTCCTTCCAGGACGGGCTGCGCGCTCGTACGGGAGCGCAGCCACCAGTCGCGCAGGCCCCACAGGACGATTGCGCCGTAGATGACGTAGACGAAGCCGGAGAAGGCGAAGCCGTTGGCGAAGTTGAGCGGCACGCCCACGGCGTCGACGAGGAGCCAGGCGAGCCAGAACTCGACCATGCCGCGCGCCTGGGCGTACATGGCGACGATGGTGCCGACGAAGATGTACGCGTCCGGCCACGGGTCCCACGACAGCGTCGGGTAGGCGGTGAACAGGGCGCCGACCGCGAGGGTGCCGAGCGCCGCGCCCGCGACGAGCAGGCCGCGCTCGCGCCAGGTGGCGAACCGCACCGCGATGGAGCCGTCCTGCCCCTGCCCCTTGCCGCCCTGCCACTGGTACCAGCCCCACAGCGCGACCACGATGACCACGACCTGCTTGCCGGCGCTGCCGGAGAGGTGGGCGGTGGTGAACGCGGCCAGCAGGATGACACCGGAGAGGAACTGGGCGGGCCAGGTCCATATGGAGCGCCGCCAGCCGAGCGCGAGGGCGGCCAGGCCCACCGTGTTGCCGATCATGTCGGACCACATGATGTGCTGGTCGAAGGCGGTGAAGGCCTCGGAGTTGAGCCAGTTCACTTGGGGTCCTCCTGGCCGTGTGCGCCCATCAGGCGCTCGACGTACTTGGCGATCACGTCGACCTCCAGGTTGACGGGGTCGCCGGGCTGCTTGCGGCCCAGCGTGGTCAGCGCGAGCGTGGTGGGGATGAGGCTGATGGTGAAGTAGTCGGGGCCCGCGTCGACCACCGTGAGGCTGACGCCGTCGACGGTGATCGAGCCCTTCTCCACGACGTAGCGGGAGAGCTCCGCGGGCAGCGAGACCTTGACGATCTCCCAGTTCTCCGAGGGGGTGCGCGCCACGATGGCGCCGGTGCCGTCGACGTGGCCCTGGACGATGTGCCCGCCGAGGCGGCCGCCGACGGCCATGGGCCGCTCCAGGTTGACGCGGGAGCCGACGTCGAGGGCGCCGAGGCTGGAGCGCTTCAGCGTCTCCTCCATGACGTCGGCGGTGAACTCGCCGTCGCCGGTCTCCACGACGGTCAGACAGACCCCGTTGACGGCGATCGAGTCGCCGTGCCGGGCGCCCTCGGTGACGACGGGGCCGCGCAGGCGGAAGCGGGAGGAGTCGCCGAGCTTCTCGACGGCGGTGACCTCACCCAGCTCTTCGACGATTCCGGTGAACACGCTCATCGCTCCTTGGGAGTGGCACTGATACGGAGATCGGGGCCGATGCGGACGGTCTCGGTCAGTTCGAGCCGCAACGCGTCGGCGATCGTGGTGATTCCGGCGCCGGTGAGGGCCGCGGGGCCCGCGCCGAGCAGGACGGGTGCCAGGTAGCCGACGACCTTGTCGACGGCGCCCGCGGCGACGAAGGCCCCGGCGAGGGCCGGGCCGCCTTCGAGGAGTACGGACCGGACGCCGCGCCCGTGCAGGGCGGCCAGCAGCGCCGGGATGTCCAGACCGGAGGCCGCGCGCGGCAGGCGCACGACGTCGATGTCGGCATCCGCCAGCGGGGCGGTGTCGGCGTCCTCGGCGACCGCGACCAGGGTCGGCGCGGCGTCGTCGAGGACCCGGGCGCCGGGCCGTACGGCCTTGGCCTCCGTGTCGACGACGACCCGCAGCGGCTGGACGGCGCCCTCGACGCCCCGTACCGCGAGGTGCGGGTCGTCGGTGCGGGCGGTGCCGGAGCCGACCACCACGGCGTCGGCCTCGGCGCGCAGCCGGTGGACGTCGGCGCGGGCCTCGGGCGAGGTGATCCAGCGGCTGGTGCCGTCCTCGGCCGCGATCCGGCCGTCGAGGGTCGCCGCGTACTTCCACAGGACGTAGGGCCGGCCGAGCCGTACGGAGGTGAGCCAGGCGGCGTTGCCCGCCTCGGCCTCCTCGGCGAGCAGGCCCTGCTCGACCTCGACCCCGGCCGCCCGCAGGGTGTCGGCGCCGCCGGTGGCCTGC encodes the following:
- a CDS encoding nicotinamide mononucleotide transporter family protein, whose protein sequence is MNWLNSEAFTAFDQHIMWSDMIGNTVGLAALALGWRRSIWTWPAQFLSGVILLAAFTTAHLSGSAGKQVVVIVVALWGWYQWQGGKGQGQDGSIAVRFATWRERGLLVAGAALGTLAVGALFTAYPTLSWDPWPDAYIFVGTIVAMYAQARGMVEFWLAWLLVDAVGVPLNFANGFAFSGFVYVIYGAIVLWGLRDWWLRSRTSAQPVLEGAAA
- the ribD gene encoding bifunctional diaminohydroxyphosphoribosylaminopyrimidine deaminase/5-amino-6-(5-phosphoribosylamino)uracil reductase RibD, with the protein product MATAADADAMRRAIELAARGLGSTSPNPVVGCVITDASGALVGEGFHQQAGGPHAEVHALSAAGDSARGGTAYVTLEPCNHTGRTGPCAQALLQAGIARVVYAVGDPNPQATGGADTLRAAGVEVEQGLLAEEAEAGNAAWLTSVRLGRPYVLWKYAATLDGRIAAEDGTSRWITSPEARADVHRLRAEADAVVVGSGTARTDDPHLAVRGVEGAVQPLRVVVDTEAKAVRPGARVLDDAAPTLVAVAEDADTAPLADADIDVVRLPRAASGLDIPALLAALHGRGVRSVLLEGGPALAGAFVAAGAVDKVVGYLAPVLLGAGPAALTGAGITTIADALRLELTETVRIGPDLRISATPKER
- a CDS encoding riboflavin synthase; the protein is MFTGIVEELGEVTAVEKLGDSSRFRLRGPVVTEGARHGDSIAVNGVCLTVVETGDGEFTADVMEETLKRSSLGALDVGSRVNLERPMAVGGRLGGHIVQGHVDGTGAIVARTPSENWEIVKVSLPAELSRYVVEKGSITVDGVSLTVVDAGPDYFTISLIPTTLALTTLGRKQPGDPVNLEVDVIAKYVERLMGAHGQEDPK